The Bacteroidota bacterium genome window below encodes:
- a CDS encoding T9SS type A sorting domain-containing protein translates to MMPLMVTVTLTFSQPVANLNLLIRDLDDDAPTPGPEEILTNFRINGVQTMPNSVTATSGNYQIFGLVIEPLTANCNGWFNWPINGISSLSFDYDRDIMNYALLLDSVKFQCNESFVSISDPTIPSIEVGPSPAATSLTVRMLHQTVAKNELSFFNAVGQCVKKVQMNGDRMDLDISQLPNGPYFVSFVTEGKSITKKFIVLR, encoded by the coding sequence GTGATGCCATTGATGGTGACCGTGACCCTGACTTTCTCGCAGCCAGTTGCAAATTTGAACTTGTTGATTCGCGATCTTGATGACGATGCTCCAACACCTGGTCCCGAGGAAATCCTAACCAATTTCCGAATCAATGGTGTTCAAACCATGCCCAACAGCGTAACTGCCACTTCGGGTAATTATCAAATTTTCGGTTTGGTGATAGAACCTCTGACTGCCAATTGCAACGGTTGGTTCAATTGGCCCATCAACGGCATTAGTTCATTGTCCTTTGACTATGACCGCGACATCATGAACTACGCACTCCTTTTGGATTCGGTTAAATTTCAATGCAATGAGTCTTTTGTCTCAATTTCGGATCCCACGATTCCCTCCATCGAAGTTGGTCCTTCCCCTGCGGCGACATCGTTGACGGTGCGAATGCTCCATCAAACTGTTGCTAAAAATGAACTCTCCTTTTTCAATGCGGTAGGGCAATGTGTGAAGAAAGTACAGATGAACGGAGATCGCATGGATTTGGACATTTCGCAGCTGCCAAACGGGCCCTACTTTGTTTCTTTCGTCACAGAAGGGAAAAGTATTACCAAGAAATTCATTGTCCTGCGATAG